A region of Cellulophaga sp. RHA19 DNA encodes the following proteins:
- a CDS encoding TetR/AcrR family transcriptional regulator, with product MKRITKKELFFEKTLKLISEKGFKATTMRDIAHELNFEVANVYNYIDSKEALLEDYIFSTLEEFVVYLDNIMNSSYSPVEKLKFVISKHVQYTLNKPYEVSLFVYEWRSLKDEKLEDFKVKRSGYISTVSNIIEEGIAEGSLRKMDSEFSTFMVISSMRWLFSMITNDDIKVNPIEIEKQLTDFIFKGIENK from the coding sequence ATGAAAAGAATAACAAAAAAGGAATTATTTTTTGAAAAGACACTTAAGCTAATAAGTGAAAAAGGATTTAAGGCAACTACAATGCGTGATATTGCGCACGAGTTAAATTTTGAAGTTGCTAATGTTTACAATTACATAGATTCTAAAGAAGCTTTATTAGAAGATTATATATTTAGTACGTTAGAGGAATTTGTGGTGTATTTGGACAATATTATGAATTCTTCTTATTCTCCAGTTGAAAAACTAAAGTTTGTTATTTCTAAACATGTACAATACACGCTTAATAAGCCTTATGAGGTTTCTCTTTTTGTGTATGAGTGGCGTAGTTTAAAAGATGAAAAGTTAGAAGACTTTAAGGTAAAAAGATCAGGTTATATTAGTACTGTTAGTAATATAATTGAAGAAGGTATTGCTGAAGGTTCCTTACGTAAAATGGACAGTGAGTTTTCAACGTTTATGGTAATTTCATCAATGCGATGGTTGTTTAGTATGATAACCAATGATGATATAAAAGTAAACCCAATAGAGATAGAGAAGCAGTTAACAGATTTTATATTTAAAGGGATAGAGAATAAATAA
- a CDS encoding OmpA family protein, with the protein MKFKYITLAFLFCCALTNAQSKKQQRADDKFESYQYAEAIDVYQRLIDLGYSSETIYRKLANSNYLNARYENAAKWYEKLVNLQDANVDPEEVYKYALSLKSIGEYQKSDTWMRKFDQIKQYDSRATLFENNTNYLQVIEKNSGRYNLKNLEINSSVSEFSPAYYNDKLVFSSARDTGTVRNSIHQWNNQPFLNLYAAQINEEGTPFNADKLDRKLNKKTHESSAVFTKDGNTMYFTRNNSDNGRFARDKDGVSRLKLYRATKVGDQWKKITELPFNSDEYSVAHPALSPDETKLYFASDMPGTRGMSDLYVVDIIADGTFSAPLNLGNKINTESRETFPFVSKNNILYFASDGHPGLGGLDIFATQITDNFNDSYILNIGKPVNSKQDDFSFIFDEDSLKGFFASNRDGGKGYDDIYSFVQTKELNLNCYNTITGTAVNLKTGASIADAAVQVKDKENTLVFETKTDKKGNFTIDDICWEDTYTLLGQKIEFENGTTSFAIERNKEIDPVIVKLNPIKRAAPIGTDLTKYLKLDPIYFDLDKSFIRIDGQITMQQVFAYLKEYPEVVIEVRSHTDARATTAYNQALSNRRAKETVKYLLDNGIAPERVSGKGFGESQLTNNCDSNSKCSEEQHQQNRRSEFIVIKN; encoded by the coding sequence ATGAAATTTAAATACATAACACTTGCCTTTTTGTTTTGTTGTGCACTCACTAATGCACAGTCTAAAAAACAACAAAGAGCAGATGATAAGTTTGAAAGCTACCAATATGCGGAGGCTATTGATGTATACCAAAGGTTAATTGATCTTGGATACAGCTCTGAAACTATTTACAGAAAACTTGCTAACTCTAATTACCTTAATGCTAGGTATGAGAATGCTGCTAAATGGTATGAAAAACTAGTAAATCTTCAAGATGCGAACGTAGATCCTGAAGAGGTATACAAATATGCATTATCACTAAAGTCTATTGGTGAATATCAAAAATCTGATACTTGGATGCGTAAGTTTGATCAAATTAAACAGTACGATTCTAGAGCTACCTTGTTTGAAAATAACACCAATTATTTACAAGTAATTGAAAAAAACTCTGGGCGTTACAATCTAAAAAACCTAGAGATAAACTCTAGTGTATCTGAGTTCTCTCCGGCTTATTATAATGATAAACTAGTATTCTCTTCAGCTAGAGATACTGGTACTGTGCGTAATTCTATTCACCAGTGGAACAACCAACCCTTTTTAAACCTGTATGCTGCACAAATTAATGAAGAAGGAACTCCTTTTAATGCAGATAAATTAGACCGTAAACTAAATAAAAAAACACACGAGTCTTCGGCTGTTTTTACTAAAGATGGTAATACCATGTATTTTACCAGAAACAACTCTGATAACGGAAGGTTTGCCCGCGATAAAGATGGCGTTAGTAGACTTAAATTATACAGAGCTACAAAAGTTGGTGACCAATGGAAAAAAATTACAGAACTACCTTTTAATAGTGATGAGTATTCTGTAGCACACCCTGCCCTATCGCCAGATGAAACTAAATTATATTTTGCTTCGGATATGCCTGGTACGCGTGGAATGTCTGATTTGTATGTGGTAGATATTATTGCTGATGGAACCTTTAGTGCTCCTCTAAATCTTGGCAATAAAATTAACACAGAATCTAGAGAAACTTTTCCGTTTGTTTCTAAAAACAATATATTATATTTTGCCTCTGATGGGCACCCTGGACTTGGTGGGTTAGATATTTTTGCTACACAAATTACTGATAATTTTAACGATTCTTACATCTTAAACATTGGTAAACCTGTAAACAGTAAACAAGATGATTTCTCTTTTATTTTTGATGAAGATTCTCTAAAAGGATTCTTTGCTTCTAACCGTGATGGTGGTAAAGGGTATGATGATATTTATAGCTTTGTTCAAACAAAAGAACTAAACCTTAATTGCTACAATACAATTACAGGTACTGCTGTTAATCTTAAAACAGGTGCTAGTATTGCAGACGCTGCTGTGCAAGTAAAAGACAAAGAAAACACTTTGGTTTTTGAAACTAAAACTGATAAAAAAGGAAATTTTACAATTGATGATATTTGCTGGGAGGATACCTATACCCTACTGGGACAAAAAATAGAGTTTGAAAACGGAACTACCTCTTTTGCTATAGAACGTAATAAAGAAATTGATCCTGTTATTGTAAAATTAAATCCTATTAAAAGGGCTGCCCCTATTGGTACAGATTTAACTAAGTACTTAAAATTAGACCCTATTTATTTTGACCTTGATAAATCGTTTATTAGGATTGATGGGCAAATTACAATGCAACAAGTATTTGCATATCTTAAAGAATATCCAGAGGTGGTTATTGAAGTTAGATCACATACTGATGCTAGAGCTACTACTGCTTACAACCAAGCATTATCTAACAGAAGAGCAAAAGAAACGGTAAAGTATTTATTAGACAATGGTATTGCGCCTGAGCGTGTGTCAGGCAAAGGTTTTGGGGAATCTCAACTAACTAACAACTGCGATTCTAATAGCAAATGCTCAGAAGAACAACACCAACAAAATAGAAGATCTGAGTTTATTGTAATTAAAAACTAA
- a CDS encoding PorP/SprF family type IX secretion system membrane protein, giving the protein MRKLLVSIVLVFLAVQNSSAQQDAQYTQYMYNTIAINPAYAGSRGVFSIAALHRSQWVGLDGAPTTQTLNFNTPVSRRVGLGLSVVHDEIGNGTNQDTYVDAAFSYTVPTGDLGKLSFGLKAGGHFLNLDFSKLANYRQESTPTGYNDIDKKFSPNFGAGIYYHTNKFYAGLSVPNFLETEHFDNSGGQNSSFVAVERMNWYLITGYVFELNRDLKLKPAALIKAVKGAPLQADLSATFLLRDKFSFGAAYRWDAALSALVGFQLSEQLMLGLAYDKETTDLGNTSFNDGSFEVFLRYELKSRYKKVITPRFF; this is encoded by the coding sequence ATGAGAAAATTATTAGTTAGTATTGTTTTAGTTTTTCTTGCTGTGCAAAACTCTTCTGCACAACAAGATGCTCAATACACTCAATATATGTATAATACTATTGCCATTAACCCTGCTTATGCAGGGTCTAGAGGCGTATTTAGTATTGCTGCCCTGCATAGATCGCAATGGGTAGGACTAGACGGTGCGCCCACAACACAAACCCTTAACTTTAACACTCCTGTTTCTAGAAGAGTCGGACTTGGACTATCGGTTGTACACGATGAAATTGGGAATGGTACAAATCAAGATACTTATGTAGATGCTGCCTTCTCATACACTGTTCCCACTGGGGATCTAGGCAAACTATCTTTTGGACTTAAAGCGGGTGGACATTTTTTAAACCTTGACTTTTCTAAACTTGCAAACTACAGACAAGAGTCTACTCCTACTGGATATAATGATATTGATAAAAAATTCTCTCCCAATTTTGGAGCAGGTATTTACTATCATACCAATAAATTCTATGCAGGGTTATCTGTACCTAACTTTTTAGAAACTGAACATTTTGATAATTCTGGTGGACAAAACAGCTCTTTTGTCGCTGTTGAACGTATGAACTGGTATTTAATTACGGGTTATGTGTTTGAGCTAAATAGAGACTTAAAACTTAAACCAGCAGCGCTTATTAAAGCTGTTAAAGGGGCGCCTTTACAAGCAGATTTATCTGCTACTTTTTTACTTAGAGATAAGTTTAGCTTTGGAGCGGCTTACCGTTGGGATGCTGCTTTAAGTGCTCTTGTTGGGTTTCAGCTTAGCGAACAACTTATGCTTGGACTAGCATACGATAAAGAAACTACTGATCTTGGAAACACTTCTTTTAATGATGGGTCTTTTGAGGTATTTTTAAGATACGAACTTAAGTCTAGATACAAAAAAGTAATTACCCCTAGATTCTTCTAA